A stretch of DNA from Cyanobacterium stanieri LEGE 03274:
TCAAGTGGCGAGGGTTTTATCTCGTTTAACCGTATTAGAAAATATGTTGTTGGCCACTCAAACTCAGACAGGGGAAAATTTGCTACGGGTATTTTTACAACCCCATAAAATTAGAAAAGAGGAAAAAGAAAATAAGGAAAGGGCGATCGCAATTTTAGAATCTGTCGGATTACTTGAAAAAGCCCATGACTATGCGGGGGCATTATCTGGAGGGCAAAGAAAATTACTAGAAATGGCTCGAACCTTAATGACTAACCCTAAGTTAATTCTACTCGATGAACCTGCGGCGGGGGTTAATCCCACATTGATTAATCAAATTTGTGAACATATTGTCACATGGAATAAACAGGGGATTTCTTTTCTAATTATCGAACATAATATGGATGTGATTATGTCTTTGTGTAATCATGTTTGGGTATTAGCCGAAGGCTCTAATCTTGCCGATGGCACTCCTGAATTTATCCAATCCAATGAGCAAGTTTTGGAGGCTTATTTAGGAGGATAGGATTATGATATGCCAAAACTATGGATATTTCTTATTTATCAACCATTAAAACTGATCAAAAAACTTTCAGAAAATCCAGACTAATTTTATCAATACCCACACTATCAAGGAGTTTTTGTTGCTCTGCTAACATTTCTGTTAATAAATCATCGTTAGGATGATCCCACCCTAAAAGATGTAAAAAACCATGGGATGCTAACCAAGCTAGTTCATTTTTA
This window harbors:
- a CDS encoding ABC transporter ATP-binding protein, encoding MSQGQIVSQSDYILEATNLSKSFGGLKAVDNASIRVDKGAITGLIGPNGAGKSTLFNLLSNFLVADEGKVIFDGEIINDVSPHRIARKGFIRTFQVARVLSRLTVLENMLLATQTQTGENLLRVFLQPHKIRKEEKENKERAIAILESVGLLEKAHDYAGALSGGQRKLLEMARTLMTNPKLILLDEPAAGVNPTLINQICEHIVTWNKQGISFLIIEHNMDVIMSLCNHVWVLAEGSNLADGTPEFIQSNEQVLEAYLGG